In a genomic window of Plutella xylostella chromosome 16, ilPluXylo3.1, whole genome shotgun sequence:
- the LOC125489674 gene encoding uncharacterized protein LOC125489674, whose product MENLKKERSVMRRLFTKAKNELLPILTTNLPKPNIELKEKYNFLAANAENMFKVDEKIKEVWLSMENLDEELYFQDLEAINEYESEWIKIKTRYEEINKEEESKYDSASVVSSHNSEMRRLRLPKLELPKFDGKAKNWIAFWSIYKKIHFDETIDDDDKFAYLIQAMEVGSPAQALIKSFPPCGRNYADAVEQLKARYARDELLIEIYVRELLSLVLQQAKGEDMNIASLYDQLKTQLRALETLGVTSEKYAAMLYPLVESALPADMLRIWERQRSREKDADILNHLLDFVKLEVESEERISITRRSLTSDERELGIPTASCLVAGSIKTLEQPKGAECIWCEKTNHSSLECYKGHKMTLKARQERVTNKKGCTVCLRLGHDGKRCRSYHKCVICQKRHAMLLCPELSKLSTPNKPKDEVESSTAMTTNNNKVTLLQTLLIKVNGTKIRAFVDTGAQKSYILNEVALKLKLTPTGEETLKHCLFGGTETKSEKHKVYKLKIENMTSDFAIDMTALSKNKICGPLPRVAQDSKLNLKLREMNIMLSDTGESSDEVGLLIGADYAGAIMTETFVPIDAKVTAIRTKLGWTIQGTTEQIQNVVINSVDLNDISCLWNLEMMGIEDPKESISKKEREKVAIDNFEKSVTMNDEGRYEVSLPWKDDKPEILSNKETAVKRLKATSKKLEKHNELENYDAVFKEWLALGIIEEEKDETEPGHYLPHQAVIKESSLTTRVRPVFDASARDYNGSSLNSGLDKGQNFLELIPIMLMRFRAKSIGITADIKKAFLQISLIEDDRKYLRFLWWKDNGEEIITYRHRRVVFGLTCSPFLLAATIKHHLNKYSSELTQTAQLLSESLYVDNCVVSVESQEDAEKFIKEAKLIMSEGKFELRGWITAPVKCAGTDEQTTVSILGVMWDTRTDELYCNMNMMEECKSKLTRRVLLSIVHRIFDPIGILSPTTVVPKLLLQRTWELKIGWDTELPEDISEEFRKWLQYLPLLRDFRIPRRFWTKPYNEGRKSLHVFCDSSSKAYATCVFVRTEVDDDVTVRLVMAKARVAPVKKITIPRLELMAAVMATRVYVQVKEGLTLDGYEVYFWSDSSVALTWIMTDGDWSLFVKNRVREIREHTHTEDWRYVSGTKNPADLPSRGCSPKKLLEEQWWEGPAWLKQKSSEWPVTIMFERNDEAIDSERSKIVREHVDTIEEDFSQRFNQQSNFTRIVRTAAWVNRFCKNCRANKNNEDNQTRIVPSNPARTAESRNVKSLMEGVEPITAKEFEEAEVTLYKLIQRSECKENDKGSNIDIFEGEDGLRRVRTRLTLSDYDETFKYPILLSGKHPLVAKLIESTHKRKMHAGTNVLAAELRNTVWITGARRAIRNITSKCVICKRFNGKSYETPCPPLPENRIKDAAPFQVTGVDAAGPMILKTGGKTWIMLFTCAIYRAIHIEVVTSMTTDSFLMALRRFIARRGRCEIIYSDNGTNFRGAENHLSIIDWEKMKEFSTANKIRWIFNPPAAPWWGGWWEDVGAPTESSEPPRQQDYVAIFHIARWEDVGAPNNSLEHLHYYLPFL is encoded by the exons atggaaaacttaAAAAAGGAGAGGTCAGTAATGCGAAGGCTGTTTACGAAGGCGAAGAATGAGTTGCTACCGATATTGACCACCAACCTACCAAAGCCGAACATTGAGCTAAAGGAAAAATACAACTTTTTGGCCGCAAACGCTGAAAATATGTTCAAGGTAGACGAAAAAATTAAAGAGGTTTGGCTAAGCATGGAGAACCTGGACGAAGAATTATACTTTCAGGATTTAGAAGCCATTAATGAGTATGAGTCGGAGTGGATCAAGATAAAGACCAGATAcgaagaaataaacaaagaAGAAGAGTCAAAATATGACAGTGCATCCGTAGTCAGTTCCCATAACTCGGAAATGAGAAGGCTGAGACTACCAAAATTGGAATTGCCGAAATTCGATggcaaagcaaaaaactggATAGCATTTTGgtcaatttacaaaaaaatccaCTTTGACGAAACAATTGACGATGATGACAAGTTCGCTTACCTGATCCAGGCCATGGAGGTGGGCTCGCCAGCTCAGGcgttaataaaaagtttccctCCATGTGGACGAAACTACGCGGACGCGGTGGAGCAGCTTAAAGCAAGGTACGCTCGCGACGAACTCCTTATCGAAATTTACGTGCGAGAACTTCTCTCGTTAGTACTACAACAAGCAAAAGGGGAAGACATGAATATCGCGAGCCTGTACGATCAACTCAAAACACAGCTCAGAGCGTTAGAAACCCTCGGGGTTACAAGTGAGAAGTATGCAGCAATGTTATACCCTCTGGTAGAGTCAGCCCTGCCGGCAGACATGTTACGCATCTGGGAGAGGCAGCGAAGCCGGGAGAAAGATGCTGACATCCTTAACCACCTGTTGGACTTCGTAAAACTGGAAGTGGAAAGCGAAGAAAGAATATCAATTACACGAAGAAGTCTAACGTCAGACGAAAGGGAGTTAGGAATCCCGACCGCATCATGCCTAGTCGCCGGAAGTATAAAAACTTTAGAACAGCCAAAGGGAGCAGAATGTATATGGTGCGAAAAAACTAATCACAGCAGCCTAGAGTGCTACAAAGGTCATAAAATGACGCTGAAAGCCAGACAAGAAAGagttacaaacaaaaaaggtTGCACCGTGTGCTTGAGGCTCGGACATGATGGGAAGCGGTGTCGGTCATACCACAAATGTGTCATCTGTCAAAAGCGGCATGCCATGTTATTGTGCCCAGAGCTGTCAAAATTATCAACTCCAAACAAACCAAAAGATGAAGTCGAGTCAAGCACTGCCATGACCACTAACAACAACAAAGTGACGCTACTACAAACTTTGCTGATAAAGGTCAATGGTACAAAGATCAGAGCATTTGTTGACACTGGCGCTCAAAaatcatacattttaaatgaagtcgctttaaagttaaaacttACACCAACCGGAGAGGAGACATTAAAACACTGTCTTTTTGGAGGAACCGAAACAAAGAGCGAGAAACACAAGGTCTATAAACTAAAAATTGAAAACATGACCTCCGACTTCGCAATAGATATGACCGCTCTAAGTAAGAATAAGATATGCGGTCCACTACCACGGGTAGCTCAAGACTCAAAGctaaatttgaaattgagaGAAATGAATATTATGCTATCTGATACTGGAGAATCAAGCGATGAAGTCGGGTTGCTCATTGGGGCAGATTATGCTGGCGCAATAATGACAGAAACATTTGTACCAATAGACGCGAAGGTCACGGCGATAAGAACTAAACTCGGTTGGACGATCCAAGGGACCACTGAACAAATCCAAAACGTCGTAATAAATAGTGTTGACCTCAATGATATAAGTTGTCTGTGGAATCTAGAGATGATGGGCATTGAAGATCCTAAAGAATCGATTTCAAAGAAGGAGAGAGAAAAAGTGGCTATAGATAATTTCGAAAAATCTGTTACAATGAATGATGAAGGAAGATATGAAGTGTCCTTGCCCTGGAAAGATGATAAGCCAGAGATACTAAGCAACAAAGAAACGGCAgtgaaaagactcaaagcaaCTTCAAAAAAACTTGAGAAACATAATGAATTAGAGAACTACGATGCCGTATTTAAGGAGTGGCTCGCGTTAGGTATTATCGAAGAAGAGAAAGATGAAACGGAGCCAGGCCACTATCTGCCCCATCAAGCCGTTATTAAGGAATCCAGTCTTACTACTAGAGTACGCCCAGTATTTGATGCTTCTGCTAGAGATTATAACGGTAGTTCACTGAACAGTGGTTTAGATAAGGGTCAGAACTTCCTCGAATTGATTCCGATAATGCTAATGAGATTTCGAGCAAAATCAATTGGTATAACCGCagatattaaaaaggcctttCTCCAGATATCGCTTATAGAAGACGATAGAAAGTACCTACGATTCTTGTGGTGGAAAGACAACGGAgaagaaataataacataCCGACACCGAAGAGTAGTATTCGGGTTGACGTGTAGTCCATTCTTGTTGGCTGCGACGATCAAACATCATCTGAACAAATACTCATCCGAACTGACTCAAACTGCACAACTTCTGTCAGAATCACTTTACGTGGATAATTGTGTGGTAAGCGTTGAATCACAAGAAGATGCCgagaaattcataaaagaaGCGAAACTTATAATGTCTGAAGGAAAGTTTGAGTTGAGAGGATGGATAACAGCACCGGTCAAGTGTGCAGGTACAGATGAACAAACCACAGTATCAATTCTGGGAGTAATGTGGGACACAAGAACGGATGAATTATACTGCAACATGAATATGATGGAAGAATGTAAGTCTAAGTTAACGAGAAGGGTTCTTCTTTCGATCGTACATAGAATATTCGATCCAATCGGCATATTGTCCCCTACTACAGTAGTACCAAAACTACTACTGCAGAGAACCTGGGAATTGAAAATAGGCTGGGACACAGAGCTACCAGAAGATATAAGTGAGGAGTTTAGAAAATGGTTACAGTACCTACCCTTGTTACGTGATTTCAGGATCCCGAGAAGATTTTGGACAAAACCATACAACGAAGGTAGAAAATCGTTACACGTATTTTGTGATTCGAGTTCGAAAGCATACGCAACTTGTGTATTTGTTCGCACTGAGGTTGATGATGACGTTACTGTACGGCTGGTGATGGCAAAAGCGAGAGTAGCACCCGTCAAGAAAATAACCATTCCTAGATTGGAACTCATGGCAGCAGTGATGGCCACTCGCGTGTATGTACAGGTTAAAGAAGGACTGACACTTGATGGCTATGAAGTTTACTTCTGGTCAGATAGCTCAGTAGCCCTTACGTGGATAATGACTGATGGCGACTGGAGCTTATTTGTGAAGAACAGGGTGCGAGAGATTCgagaacacacacacactgagGATTGGCGATATGTGAGTGGAACCAAGAATCCAGCAGATCTACCATCTCGTGGTTGTAGCCCCAAAAAACTACTGGAAGAACAATGGTGGGAAGGGCCAGCGTGGTTGAAACAGAAAAGCTCGGAATGGCCAGTGACTATTATGTTCGAACGAAACGACGAAGCCATCGACTCAGAAAGAAGTAAGATAGTAAGAGAACATGTAGATACGATAGAAGAGGACTTTTCTCAGCGATTCAATCAACAGTCAAACTTCACACGAATCGTCCGAACAGCGGCATGGGTCAACAGATTTTGCAAAAATTGCagagcaaataaaaataatgaagacAACCAAACTAGAATAGTACCAAGTAACCCAGCCCGCACAGCGGAGAGCAGGAATGTGAAATCGCTGATGGAGGGGGTTGAACCAATAACGGCAAAAGAGTTTGAGGAGGCGGAGGTCACTCTGTATAAGTTGATACAAAGGTCAGAGTGTAAAGAAAATGATAAAGGATCGAACATAGATATTTTCGAAGGGGAAGACGGTTTACGAAGAGTGAGAACTCGCCTGACTTTGAGTGACTATGATGAGACCTTCAAATATCCTATTCTACTGTCAGGCAAGCATCCGCTAGTTGCAAAATTGATTGAATCCACGCACAAACGAAAAATGCATGCTGGTACGAACGTATTAGCAGCCGAATTGAGAAATACTGTGTGGATTACAGGAGCAAGGCGGGCAATAAGAAATATTACGTCCAAGTGTGTGATATGCAAAAGATTCAATGGTAAGAGTTATGAGACACCATGCCCGCCACTGCCTGAAAACAGAATAAAAGACGCAGCACCGTTTCAGGTTACAGGCGTTGACGCAGCTGGCCCGATGATATTGAAAACAGGAGGAAAAACGTGGATCATGCTGTTTACTTGCGCGATATACAGAGCGATACACATAGAGGTAGTGACGTCGATGACGACTGACAGTTTTTTGATGGCACTACGGAGGTTTATTGCACGACGAGGAAGGTGCGAGATCATATACTCGGATAACGGGACGAACTTCAGAGGAGCTGAAAATCATTTGTCTATAATAGACTGGGAAAAAATGAAGGAATTCTCAACAGCAAACAAAATAAGATGGATCTTCAACCCGCCCGCAGCTCCGTGGTGGGGAGGATG GTGGGAGGATGTTGGGGCTCCTACTGAGTCTTCGGAGCCCCCGCGGCAGCAAGACTATGTTGCGATATTCCACATCGCAAGGTGGGAGGATGTTGGGGCTCCTAATAATTCTTTGGAGCATCTACAttattacttaccttttttataa
- the LOC105388096 gene encoding vacuolar protein sorting-associated protein 37B has product MIQPDYPSAMGLLAHLNSDELKEMLNDDTKFDAVLKDVKQVKDWETEREMLIASNRSLAEYNLGKEPELSELKQQVQAASEAGEQRCSRIQELLDEYKSKSAGISADTTQALLQTAAAESEEKSENIAQDFLSGKIDTDKFLEDFEPLRKEMHLRKFKAEKMGELLRSGNQNMYGNGFTKPYLPYPSYGPPQSNPGVPYPMGPLNMPMPGMYGNHF; this is encoded by the exons ATGATTCAACCAGACTACCCTTCAGCCATGGGCTTGCTCGCCCATTTGAACTCTGACGAGTTAAAAGAGATGTTGAACGACGACACCAAGTTTGATGCAGTTCTCAAGGATGTGAAGCAG GTAAAAGATTGGGAAACAGAACGGGAGATGCTGATAGCGAGTAACCGCTCGCTGGCGGAGTACAACCTGGGCAAGGAGCCGGAGCTGAGCGAGCTGAAGCAGCAGGTGCAGGCTGCGTCGGAGGCCGGcgagcagcgctgcagccgcatACAAGAGCTGTTGGACGAATACA AATCTAAATCAGCTGGTATCTCTGCGGACACAACACAAGCACTGCTGCAGACTGCCGCAGCAGAATCAGAAGAAAAGTCTGAAAATATCGCACAAGATTTCCTCAGTGGGAAAATTGATACAGACAAATTCCTAGAAGACTTTGAACCATTACGTAAAGAGATGCACTTAAGGAAGTTTAAAGCAGAAAAAATGGGTGAGCTGTTAAGAAGCGGAAACCAAAATATGTATGGTAATGGATTCACAAAGCCATACCTTCCGTATCCGAGCTATGGACCACCACAAAGTAATCCCGGGGTGCCATACCCTATGGGACCCCTCAATATGCCTATGCCAGGAATGTACGGAAATCATTTCTGA
- the LOC105388071 gene encoding myosin regulatory light chain sqh produces MSSRKTAGRRGTNKKRAQRATSNVFAMFDQAQIAEFKEAFNMIDQNRDGFVDKDDLHDMLASLGKNPTEDYLEGMMNEAPGPINFTMFLTLFGERLQGTDPEDVIKNAFGCFDEDNNGVINEERLRELLTTMGDRFTDDDVDEMLREAPIRDGLFDYVEFTRILKHGAKDKDEQ; encoded by the exons ATGTCGTCCCGCAAGACCGCCGGCCGCCGTGGCACCAACAAGAAGCGTGCCCAGCGAGCCACGTCCAATGTGTTTGCCATGTTCGACCAGGCACAGATCGCCGAGTTCAAGGAGGCGTTCAACATGATTGACCAGAACCGAGACGGCTTTGTTGACAAGGACGACCTGCATGATATGCTGGCTTCTTTGG GCAAGAACCCTACAGAAGACTACCTGGAGGGCATGATGAACGAGGCTCCAGGCCCTATCAACTTCACCATGTTCCTGACGCTGTTCGGGGAGCGCCTGCAAGGCACCGACCCCGAGGATGTCATCAAGAATGCTTTTGG CTGCTTCGACGAGGACAACAACGGCGTGATCAACGAGGAGCGGCTGCGCGAGCTGCTCACCACCATGGGCGACCGCTTCACAGACGACGACGTGGACGAGATGCTGCGCGAG GCGCCGATCAGAGACGGGCTGTTCGACTACGTGGAGTTCACGAGGATCCTGAAGCACGGCGCCAAGGACAAGGACGAGCAGTGA
- the LOC105388088 gene encoding glucose dehydrogenase [FAD, quinone], translating to MILAPEHCGCSYQSPGASVSASPVCNGLLLFMAMVESYIVGRCDIAQPCSRIVGGRVEDEYDFIVVGGGTAGAIVAGRLAENSTLKVLLIEAGGPDPVSSRVPSFYRNFWNNPETDWMYRTVPENYCLAENGRGCMWPRGKTLGGCSVLNGMMYHRGHEADFQDWTNFGAEGWSWEENKPYFDKSEDNKQTGTLVSQLHHATGGPMPVQQFSYTPEVVYDFLQGVKQAGLPVINDMVDPDTPDGLTIAQTFTKHGQRYTTARAYLMSEKERSNLDVLLNAHVSKVLIKKHIARGVEYIKNGRKKTVKATKEVILSAGALNSPHILMLSGIGPRKTLEKFDIPVVADLPVGQNLRNHYGMTLYFTLEKQHNTQVLDWSAATEYLLKRDGPMTSTGITQLTGLLYSSLAERARKQPDLQFFFNGFSAECSQSGEVNEPVGVNYRNGRNISINAVSLLPKSVGYLTLQSAHPLDPPLFYPGYFQQPDDLIMIRDAGRYVKRIVEAQNLKNKYGIQLDKAYSAACNSSEEWSDAWLECMARTYTDAQNHQSGTAAISRVIDDRLRVYDVSGIRVIDASSMPTQITGNPQAAIMMVAERGADMILADWSS from the exons ATGATCCTCGCGCCGGaa CACTGCGGCTGTTCCTACCAGAGCCCCGGGGCGTCAGTCTCCGCGTCACCCGTCTGCAATGGTCTCCTTCTCTTCATGGCGATGGTGGAGAGCTACATCGTGGGGCGCTGCGACATCGCGCAGCCCTGCTCCCGCATCGTGGGGGGGAGGGTGGAGGATGAGTACGACTTCATAGTGGTGGGGGGCGGCACGGCTGGCGCGATTGTGGCTGGGCGGCTGGCGGAAAACTCTACGCTTAAG GTACTGCTAATAGAGGCAGGAGGACCAGACCCCGTGTCCTCTCGGGTGCCGTCGTTCTACAGAAACTTCTGGAACAATCCCGAAACCGACTGGATGTACCGTACCGTGCCTGAAAACTACTGCTTAGCTGAGAACGGCAGAGGATGCATGTGGCCACGAGGGAAGACTCTCG GTGGGTGCAGCGTGCTAAACGGCATGATGTATCACCGCGGGCACGAGGCTGACTTCCAGGACTGGACCAACTTCGGCGCCGAGGGATGGTCCTGGGAAGAGAACAAGCCATATTTCGATAAGTCCGAGGATAATAAACAGACTGGAACCTTGGTCAGCCAGCTGCATCACGCAACTGGAGGTCCCATGCCAGTACAGCAG TTCAGTTATACGCCAGAAGTAGTGTATGACTTCCTGCAAGGAGTCAAGCAAGCTGGCCTTCCCGTCATCAACGATATGGTGGACCCTGACACGCCTGACGGTTTAACCATCGCTCAAACCTTCACAAA ACATGGACAGCGCTACACCACGGCTCGAGCCTACCTGATGTCGGAGAAGGAGCGGTCAAACCTGGATGTGTTACTGAATGCTCATGTCTCTAAagtattgataaaaaaacacatcGCCCGTGGAGTTGAGTACATCAAGAATGGGCGGAAGAAGACTGTTAAAGCCACTAAAGAG gtGATACTAAGCGCAGGAGCATTAAACAGCCCTCACATCCTGATGCTCTCGGGCATCGGACCTCGGAAGACGCTGGAGAAATTCGACATCCCGGTGGTGGCCGACCTTCCCGTGGGCCAGAACCTGCGGAACCACTACGGCATGACGCTGTATTTCACGCTGGAGAAGCAGCACAACACGCAAGTGCTGGACTGGTCGGCGGCCACAGAGTATCTGTTGAAGAGAGACGGGCCTATGACTTCTACTGGGATAACgcag TTGACAGGTCTGCTGTACTCCAGCCTGGCGGAGCGGGCCCGCAAGCAGCCGGACCTGCAGTTCTTCTTCAATGGGTTCTCGGCAGAATGCTCCCAGAGCGGGGAGGTGAATGAGCCCGTGGGCGTTAACTACCGGAATGGGAGAAACATTTC GATAAACGCAGTGTCCCTGCTCCCGAAGAGCGTGGGCTACCTGACCCTGCAGTCAGCGCACCCTCTGGACCCGCCACTGTTCTACCCGGGGTACTTCCAGCAACCGGACGACCTCATCATGATCCGGGACGCCGGCCGGTACGTCAAGAGGATCGTTGAGGCTCAA AATCTCAAGAACAAATACGGCATACAGCTGGACAAAGCTTACTCGGCAGCCTGCAATTCCTCGGAAGAATGGTCCGACGCGTGGCTGGAGTGCATGGCGCGCACGTACACAGACGCACAGAACCACCAGAGCGGAACTGCCGCCATCAGCCGG GTCATAGACGACAGACTGCGTGTCTATGATGTTTCCG GTATCCGAGTGATAGATGCGTCGTCGATGCCCACGCAGATCACCGGCAACCCGCAGGCGGCCATCATGATGGTGGCCGAGCGGGGAGCCGACATGATCCTGGCTGATTGGAGCTCCTaa
- the LOC105388106 gene encoding dnaJ homolog subfamily C member 30, mitochondrial, giving the protein MLSYAKCLLIGKCVRRFGTTTVACVSHYDVLGVTPKANQGEIKSAYYKLSMQYHPDKASNNAESAEKFRQITEAYEVLGNLRLKKMYDKGLLVGRESKIREYHPEPEPTDPTLKFYKSRTKRTVIPTMDGKTPIYDFDSWAKNHYGETFKKSQYEKEFLKRKKAKKMDQESSVRQETYTYIIIFLTALFGLFVINGTDDYDKDLIKTPSDLQTNGNKK; this is encoded by the exons ATGTTAAGCTACGCTAAGTGCTTATTAATAGGCAAGTGTGTGCGTAGATTCGGCACCACGACAGTGGCCTGCGTCAGTCACTACGATGTCCTTGGAGTTACTCCGAAAGCGAACCAGGGAGAAATAAAATCGGCATATTATAAACTGTCTATGCAGTACCACCCGGATAAAGCTAGTAAT AATGCGGAATCGGCTGAAAAGTTTAGACAGATTACTGAAGCTTATGAAGTCCTGGGCAATTTAAGATTAAAGAAAATGTATGACAAAG GCCTTCTTGTGGGTAGAGAAAGTAAAATTCGAGAGTATCATCCCGAGCCTGAGCCGACCGACCCCACACTCAAGTTCTACAAGTCCAGGACAAAGCGCACAGTCATACCCACCATGGACGGGAAAACACCCATCTATGACTTTGATTCATG gGCAAAAAACCACTATGGAGAAACATTCAAGAAATCTCAATACGAGAAGGAGTTTTTGAAGAGGAAGAAAGCAAAGAAGATGGATCAAGAGTCATCAGTGAGACAAgaaacatacacatacataatcATATTTCTAACTGCGTTATTCGGTTTATTTGTTATAAACGGAACAGATGACTATGACAAAGATCTAATAAAAACACCATCCGATTTACAAACAAATGGTAACAAAAAATAG